A single window of Hippocampus zosterae strain Florida chromosome 15, ASM2543408v3, whole genome shotgun sequence DNA harbors:
- the fam131aa gene encoding protein FAM131A isoform X3, with protein sequence MIPKSGKSPADTRKSVGIHEFAALARSSLNGISQAVKDHVTKPTSLAQGRVAHLIEWKGWPKPVDPPQAAHFSSYCHLSEVEKEARFAAGVAEQFAIAEAKLRAWASVDEDDADEEEEEDSNDEDPKAGSPTDFPPHSTAVFLTLSLDSTTSDPTCAAPVRSEGISEGCGGGGEVCVHHKPKWRPSRFDSCYSTSHSESPGEEEEEEEDEVFHEARAWSSCFFPLDRASSSGVASLDEDDQVNQDQGGDKMEEKEYLM encoded by the exons ATGATTCCAAAGTCAGGAAAATCTCCGGCGGACACACGGAAAAGTGTGGGCATCCATGAGTTTGCGGCGCTAGCTAGATCGTCCCTGAatg ggATCTCTCAGGCAGTGAAGGACCATGTGACCAAGCCCACCTCACTGGCCCAGGGTCGGGTTGCCCACCTCATTGAGTGGAAAGGTTGGCCCAAACCCGTCGATCCCCCGCAGGCGGCCCACTTCAGCTCCTACTGCCACCTGAGCGAAGTCGAGAAGGAGGCTCGCTTCGCTGCAG GTGTGGCCGAGCAGTTTGCCATCGCCGAAGCCAAGCTGCGAGCGTGGGCGTCGGTGGACGAGGACGACGCggacgaagaagaggaagaagactcCAACGACGAGGACCCCAAAGCGGGCTCTCCCACCGACTTCCCACCTCACAGCACAGCAG TTTTTCTGACTCTTTCCTTAGACTCCACCACATCCGATCCTACCTGCGCAGCGCCGGTCCGGTCTGAAGGGATTTCTGAGgggtgcggcggcggcggcgaagtgTGCGTCCACCACAAACCCAAGTGGAGGCCCAGTCGTTTCGATTCTTGCTACTCTACCTCGCACTCTGAATCTCccggagaggaggaagaggaggaagaggatgaggtgTTCCATGAAGCTCGGGCGTGGAGCTCCTGCTTCTTCCCGTTGGACCGGGCCTCCTCCTCCGGGGTGGCGTCCCTGGACGAGGACGACCAAGTCAACCAGGACCAAGGAGGAGACAAGATGGAAGAGAAAGAGTATTTGATGTGA
- the fam131aa gene encoding protein FAM131A isoform X2 — translation MRLRSRSSERRWLDEDEVKFEESDMIPKSGKSPADTRKSVGIHEFAALARSSLNGISQAVKDHVTKPTSLAQGRVAHLIEWKGWPKPVDPPQAAHFSSYCHLSEVEKEARFAAGVAEQFAIAEAKLRAWASVDEDDADEEEEEDSNDEDPKAGSPTDFPPHSTADSTTSDPTCAAPVRSEGISEGCGGGGEVCVHHKPKWRPSRFDSCYSTSHSESPGEEEEEEEDEVFHEARAWSSCFFPLDRASSSGVASLDEDDQVNQDQGGDKMEEKEYLM, via the exons ATGAGGCTGAGGTCCAGGAGTAGCGAAAGGAGGTGGCTCGACGAAGATGAG GTGAAATTCGAGGAGAGTGACATGATTCCAAAGTCAGGAAAATCTCCGGCGGACACACGGAAAAGTGTGGGCATCCATGAGTTTGCGGCGCTAGCTAGATCGTCCCTGAatg ggATCTCTCAGGCAGTGAAGGACCATGTGACCAAGCCCACCTCACTGGCCCAGGGTCGGGTTGCCCACCTCATTGAGTGGAAAGGTTGGCCCAAACCCGTCGATCCCCCGCAGGCGGCCCACTTCAGCTCCTACTGCCACCTGAGCGAAGTCGAGAAGGAGGCTCGCTTCGCTGCAG GTGTGGCCGAGCAGTTTGCCATCGCCGAAGCCAAGCTGCGAGCGTGGGCGTCGGTGGACGAGGACGACGCggacgaagaagaggaagaagactcCAACGACGAGGACCCCAAAGCGGGCTCTCCCACCGACTTCCCACCTCACAGCACAGCAG ACTCCACCACATCCGATCCTACCTGCGCAGCGCCGGTCCGGTCTGAAGGGATTTCTGAGgggtgcggcggcggcggcgaagtgTGCGTCCACCACAAACCCAAGTGGAGGCCCAGTCGTTTCGATTCTTGCTACTCTACCTCGCACTCTGAATCTCccggagaggaggaagaggaggaagaggatgaggtgTTCCATGAAGCTCGGGCGTGGAGCTCCTGCTTCTTCCCGTTGGACCGGGCCTCCTCCTCCGGGGTGGCGTCCCTGGACGAGGACGACCAAGTCAACCAGGACCAAGGAGGAGACAAGATGGAAGAGAAAGAGTATTTGATGTGA
- the fam131aa gene encoding protein FAM131A isoform X1, giving the protein MRLRSRSSERRWLDEDEVKFEESDMIPKSGKSPADTRKSVGIHEFAALARSSLNGISQAVKDHVTKPTSLAQGRVAHLIEWKGWPKPVDPPQAAHFSSYCHLSEVEKEARFAAGVAEQFAIAEAKLRAWASVDEDDADEEEEEDSNDEDPKAGSPTDFPPHSTAVFLTLSLDSTTSDPTCAAPVRSEGISEGCGGGGEVCVHHKPKWRPSRFDSCYSTSHSESPGEEEEEEEDEVFHEARAWSSCFFPLDRASSSGVASLDEDDQVNQDQGGDKMEEKEYLM; this is encoded by the exons ATGAGGCTGAGGTCCAGGAGTAGCGAAAGGAGGTGGCTCGACGAAGATGAG GTGAAATTCGAGGAGAGTGACATGATTCCAAAGTCAGGAAAATCTCCGGCGGACACACGGAAAAGTGTGGGCATCCATGAGTTTGCGGCGCTAGCTAGATCGTCCCTGAatg ggATCTCTCAGGCAGTGAAGGACCATGTGACCAAGCCCACCTCACTGGCCCAGGGTCGGGTTGCCCACCTCATTGAGTGGAAAGGTTGGCCCAAACCCGTCGATCCCCCGCAGGCGGCCCACTTCAGCTCCTACTGCCACCTGAGCGAAGTCGAGAAGGAGGCTCGCTTCGCTGCAG GTGTGGCCGAGCAGTTTGCCATCGCCGAAGCCAAGCTGCGAGCGTGGGCGTCGGTGGACGAGGACGACGCggacgaagaagaggaagaagactcCAACGACGAGGACCCCAAAGCGGGCTCTCCCACCGACTTCCCACCTCACAGCACAGCAG TTTTTCTGACTCTTTCCTTAGACTCCACCACATCCGATCCTACCTGCGCAGCGCCGGTCCGGTCTGAAGGGATTTCTGAGgggtgcggcggcggcggcgaagtgTGCGTCCACCACAAACCCAAGTGGAGGCCCAGTCGTTTCGATTCTTGCTACTCTACCTCGCACTCTGAATCTCccggagaggaggaagaggaggaagaggatgaggtgTTCCATGAAGCTCGGGCGTGGAGCTCCTGCTTCTTCCCGTTGGACCGGGCCTCCTCCTCCGGGGTGGCGTCCCTGGACGAGGACGACCAAGTCAACCAGGACCAAGGAGGAGACAAGATGGAAGAGAAAGAGTATTTGATGTGA